In the genome of Deinococcus radiopugnans ATCC 19172, the window GCTTCTGGGGCGCGCTGCTGGTGCTGACGCTGTTTACCTTTCCGTACCTGTTCCTGAACCTGCACGCCGCGCTGCGCACCCAGGATCCCGCGCTGGAGGACGCAGCCCGATTGCTGGGCCGCACCCGCTGGCAAACGTTCTGGGGGGTTACGGTGCCGCACCTGCGCCCGGCGTGGCTGTCGGGCAGCCTGCTCATCGGCCTGCACACCCTGGGCGACTTCAGCGTGGTCAGCCTGATGCGCTACCCCACCTTCAGCGCGGCCATTTACCAGCAGTACACGGCGGCGTATGACCGGGTGTACTCGGCGTGGCTGGCGCTGGGGCTGCTGGTGCTGACCGGGGCGGCGCTGTGGCTGGAGGCGCGGTTCATGCGCGGCGTCTTTCTGTCGCGGGTGTCGCCCGCCACCGCCCGGAAGCCCGGCGTGGTGAGGCTGGGCCGCCTGCGCCCGCTGGCCTGGGGGTTCGTGGCGGCGCTGGCGGTCCTGACGCTGGTGCTGCCGCTGGGGACGATGCTGTACTGGCTGGGCCTGGAGAACAACCCGTTCGCCTGGGCCGGCTTGCTGGACGCCCTGAAATCCGCGCTGGGGGCGGCGGCGCTGGCGGCCCTGACCACCACCGCACTGGCCCTGCCGCTGGCCGTGATCGGCAGCCGGTTTACCGGACGCTGGCCGCGCGTCATCGAGCGGGCCGCGTACCTGGGTTACGCCACGCCGCCGCTGGCCTTCGCGCTGGCGCTGATCTTCTTCGTGCTGCGCGTGGTGCCGCCGCTGTACCAGACGCTGCCCCTGCTGATCATCGCCTACACCCTGCACTTTGTCGCCGA includes:
- a CDS encoding ABC transporter permease, with the translated sequence MTRRLPPFLLLPAVLTVLGVLVPLSYLVLRALGAEPGALREIVFRSRNLVLAGNTLLLGASVLLTTTLVALPLAFLAARTDLRPRRLLTLLGVLPLAVPGYVGAYAFIAAGGAGGAIDTLTGLRVPGPSGFWGALLVLTLFTFPYLFLNLHAALRTQDPALEDAARLLGRTRWQTFWGVTVPHLRPAWLSGSLLIGLHTLGDFSVVSLMRYPTFSAAIYQQYTAAYDRVYSAWLALGLLVLTGAALWLEARFMRGVFLSRVSPATARKPGVVRLGRLRPLAWGFVAALAVLTLVLPLGTMLYWLGLENNPFAWAGLLDALKSALGAAALAALTTTALALPLAVIGSRFTGRWPRVIERAAYLGYATPPLAFALALIFFVLRVVPPLYQTLPLLIIAYTLHFVAEAIGPIRSGLVRATPRLEEAARVLGVSRAGALRRVTLPLLGPGLGVSAAFVFLSVLKELPLTLLLAPIGFETLARNVWSYTEEAQYASAAPYALALAAVGAVLTGLILRRERE